The following are from one region of the Actinoplanes sp. L3-i22 genome:
- a CDS encoding 4-oxalomesaconate tautomerase, with amino-acid sequence MTAPVPVLIMRGGTSKGAYFRAEDLPADPAERDRLLLAIMGSPDPRQIDGIGGGHPLTSKVAVISRSADPAADVDYLFLQVQVDKPIVSAEQPCGNILAGVGPFAIERGLVHIQDQKTAVRVRMVNTGALAIVTVPTPDGRVRYSGDTALSGVPGTAARIEVEFRDTAGSVAPGLLPTGRVRDDLDGVPATLIDNGMPVVLLNAAELGVTGYESPAQLEADHALRRRVEELRLIAGKLMGLGDVAATTVPKMCLVAPPAHGGALSTRMFIPHRVHASIGVLAAVSVGTAAAVPGSVCFLKDLPETIRLEHPTGFYDVVIDVDAAGAEITVGRSAIVSTARLLLDGQVHPRTQEEFDHG; translated from the coding sequence ATGACCGCGCCGGTCCCGGTTCTGATCATGCGCGGTGGCACCTCCAAGGGCGCCTATTTCCGCGCCGAGGACCTGCCGGCCGACCCGGCCGAGCGGGACCGCCTGCTGCTCGCGATCATGGGCTCGCCGGACCCGCGGCAGATCGACGGGATCGGCGGCGGGCACCCGCTGACCAGCAAGGTCGCCGTGATCAGCCGCTCCGCGGACCCGGCCGCCGACGTCGACTACCTGTTCCTGCAGGTCCAGGTCGACAAACCGATCGTCAGCGCGGAACAGCCGTGCGGCAACATCCTGGCCGGCGTGGGCCCGTTCGCGATCGAGCGTGGTCTGGTGCACATTCAAGATCAGAAAACCGCGGTTCGGGTACGGATGGTGAACACCGGCGCCCTCGCGATCGTCACCGTGCCCACCCCGGACGGCCGCGTGCGCTACTCCGGGGACACCGCGCTCAGCGGCGTGCCCGGCACCGCCGCGCGGATCGAGGTGGAGTTCCGGGACACGGCCGGCTCGGTCGCGCCCGGACTGCTGCCCACCGGCCGGGTCCGCGACGACCTGGACGGCGTCCCGGCCACGCTGATCGACAACGGCATGCCGGTGGTCCTGCTGAACGCCGCGGAGCTGGGCGTCACCGGCTACGAGTCGCCGGCCCAGCTGGAGGCGGACCACGCGCTGCGGCGCCGTGTCGAGGAGCTGCGGCTGATCGCCGGGAAGCTGATGGGCCTCGGCGACGTCGCGGCGACCACGGTGCCGAAGATGTGCCTGGTCGCTCCCCCGGCGCACGGCGGGGCGCTGAGCACCCGGATGTTCATCCCGCACCGGGTGCACGCCTCGATCGGGGTGCTGGCCGCGGTGAGTGTGGGGACGGCTGCCGCCGTACCGGGAAGCGTCTGTTTCTTGAAAGATCTTCCGGAGACGATCCGGCTGGAACATCCGACCGGCTTCTACGACGTGGTGATCGACGTCGACGCGGCCGGTGCCGAGATCACGGTCGGTCGCTCGGCGATCGTGAGCACCGCCCGCCTGCTCCTCGACGGGCAGGTCCACCCCCGTACGCAGGAGGAATTTGATCATGGGTGA
- a CDS encoding VOC family protein: protein MGEKLRDVAHVSAVELFTPVLDETVRFFTDQMAMEVVDRRGDSVYLHTWDDYERFSLKVTAAGTSGIGRLWLRARSPEALERRVAEIERAGLGEGWSKDEPAYGPVYHFTDPDGHRFGLYWETQRYVASDETRPSLKNQAARFPGRGSNVRRLDHVNFLARDVPANETFVSEVLTGRASEQIVLDSGVKAAIWYTFSDKSYDVVYTRDWTGSTGRLHHIAFATDTREDILRAADVFLEAGVHIETGPHKHAIQQTFFLYVYEPGGNRIELCNAGARLLLAPDHEVVTWTEAERAKGQAWGLKTIETFHTHGTPPVAEAEWA from the coding sequence ATGGGTGAAAAGCTTCGCGACGTCGCGCACGTCTCCGCGGTCGAGCTGTTCACGCCGGTGCTCGACGAGACCGTGCGGTTCTTCACCGACCAGATGGCGATGGAGGTGGTGGACCGTCGCGGCGACAGCGTCTACCTGCACACCTGGGACGACTACGAGCGGTTCTCGCTGAAGGTGACCGCCGCGGGCACCTCCGGCATCGGCCGGCTGTGGCTGCGCGCGCGCAGCCCGGAGGCGCTGGAGCGGCGGGTCGCCGAGATCGAGCGCGCCGGGCTCGGCGAGGGGTGGAGCAAGGACGAGCCGGCGTACGGGCCGGTGTACCACTTCACCGATCCGGACGGCCACCGGTTCGGGCTCTACTGGGAGACGCAGCGCTACGTCGCCTCCGACGAGACCCGGCCGTCGCTGAAGAACCAGGCCGCGAGGTTCCCCGGCCGCGGTTCCAACGTGCGGCGCCTGGACCACGTCAACTTCCTGGCCCGGGACGTGCCGGCGAACGAGACGTTCGTCAGCGAGGTGCTCACCGGGCGGGCCAGCGAGCAGATCGTGCTGGACAGCGGGGTGAAGGCGGCGATCTGGTACACGTTCAGCGACAAGTCCTACGACGTCGTCTACACCCGCGACTGGACCGGCTCGACCGGGCGGCTGCACCACATCGCGTTCGCCACCGACACCCGCGAGGACATCCTGCGGGCCGCGGACGTGTTCCTGGAGGCCGGCGTGCACATCGAGACCGGGCCGCACAAACACGCCATTCAGCAAACCTTCTTCCTGTACGTCTATGAGCCCGGCGGCAACCGCATCGAGCTCTGCAACGCCGGTGCCCGTCTGCTGCTCGCCCCGGACCACGAGGTGGTCACCTGGACCGAGGCGGAGCGGGCGAAGGGCCAGGCCTGGGGCCTGAAGACGATCGAGACGTTCCACACGCACG
- a CDS encoding arabinan endo-1,5-alpha-L-arabinosidase: MKSRLRKTLLAGVTGVVAIAASVYGLTTASAATYPNPGAVTGSTAAHDPTIVKKPGGGYLMATTGDGITLKTSTDRTKFTDAGKAFPNGTSWADAYTGGSANLWAPDISYHGGKYVMYYAASTFGSSKSAIFMATSTTGAAGTWTDYGKVVESTTSSGWNAIDPNLTVTPAGDWYLSFGSFWTGLKMVKLNPSTGKRADSTLYNIAERFVNSKSVEAPYIFYRNGYYYLFMAFDLCCKGASSTYRTMVARSTSITGPYKDRAGTLTTAGGGTEILASHDAIYGPGHPAVFADTDADVLVYHYYTAAGDAKLGLNLLSWSATGWPTVY; this comes from the coding sequence ATGAAATCCCGTCTCCGCAAGACGCTGCTCGCCGGTGTCACCGGCGTCGTCGCGATCGCGGCCAGCGTCTACGGCCTGACCACGGCAAGCGCCGCCACGTACCCCAACCCGGGCGCGGTCACCGGCTCGACCGCGGCGCACGACCCGACGATCGTCAAGAAGCCCGGCGGCGGCTACCTGATGGCGACCACCGGTGACGGCATCACGCTGAAGACGTCCACCGACCGGACGAAGTTCACCGACGCCGGCAAGGCGTTCCCGAACGGCACGTCCTGGGCGGACGCGTACACCGGCGGCAGCGCGAACCTGTGGGCACCGGACATCTCCTACCACGGCGGCAAGTACGTCATGTACTACGCCGCCTCCACCTTCGGCTCCAGCAAGTCGGCGATCTTCATGGCCACCTCGACCACCGGCGCGGCCGGCACCTGGACCGACTACGGCAAGGTCGTCGAGTCCACCACCAGCAGCGGCTGGAACGCCATCGACCCGAACCTGACCGTCACCCCGGCCGGCGACTGGTACCTGAGCTTCGGCTCGTTCTGGACCGGCCTCAAAATGGTCAAGCTGAACCCGTCGACCGGCAAGCGCGCCGACAGCACGCTGTACAACATCGCCGAGCGGTTCGTGAACAGCAAGTCGGTCGAGGCGCCGTACATCTTCTACCGCAACGGCTACTACTACCTGTTCATGGCGTTCGACCTGTGCTGCAAGGGCGCGTCCAGCACCTACCGGACGATGGTCGCCCGCTCGACGTCGATCACCGGCCCGTACAAGGACCGAGCCGGCACCCTGACCACAGCCGGCGGCGGCACCGAGATCCTGGCCTCCCACGACGCCATCTATGGACCAGGCCACCCGGCAGTCTTCGCCGACACCGACGCGGACGTGCTGGTGTATCACTACTACACCGCCGCTGGTGACGCGAAGCTCGGCTTGAACCTGCTGTCCTGGAGCGCGACAGGCTGGCCCACGGTTTACTGA
- a CDS encoding amidoligase family protein codes for MTSRLRRRTGFEIELMAPAGVSRRTLAMDLAGRCGGSVRPVWHSDSEPSLVPGLGRFLHLTQGFEVRRPDGTLLCTLVDDITLLAGLDPATPPLPGWFRVLTDDSRLVRLLARHSDPGGTIDTALAPAAELWGTKVQQHGEFYRLNDAAETTIALAAPLGGERERPCEIVTPPLTTDHAARLEELLEPARALGFTVPYEAAVHLHVDGAPFRAPHALANLVRLFAYWREPLRAVLRTNPACRRLAPLPGPLVDAVQSIPTYGDLRAAATAGELTKFFDVNLTQLLTDTPVRDTVEIRILPGAITAGPIVDQAALVELLLDRCLDPAPIPRGDDVEGLLELAAEALAARD; via the coding sequence GTGACATCGAGGTTGCGCCGGCGCACCGGCTTCGAGATCGAGCTGATGGCCCCCGCCGGGGTCAGCCGGCGCACCCTCGCCATGGACCTGGCCGGACGCTGCGGGGGCAGCGTCCGGCCGGTGTGGCACTCCGACAGCGAGCCGTCCCTGGTCCCCGGGCTCGGGCGGTTCCTGCACCTCACCCAAGGCTTCGAGGTACGCCGCCCGGACGGCACGCTGCTGTGCACCCTGGTCGACGACATCACGCTGCTGGCCGGCCTCGACCCGGCCACCCCGCCGCTGCCCGGCTGGTTCCGGGTGCTCACCGACGACTCGCGGCTGGTGCGCCTGCTCGCCCGGCACAGCGATCCCGGCGGCACGATCGACACCGCGCTGGCCCCGGCCGCCGAGCTGTGGGGCACCAAGGTCCAGCAGCACGGCGAGTTCTACCGGCTCAACGACGCCGCCGAGACGACCATCGCGCTCGCCGCGCCGCTCGGCGGGGAACGCGAACGGCCCTGCGAGATCGTCACGCCGCCGCTCACCACCGACCACGCCGCCCGCCTCGAAGAGCTGCTCGAGCCGGCCCGTGCGCTCGGGTTCACCGTGCCCTACGAGGCGGCGGTGCACCTGCACGTGGACGGGGCGCCGTTCCGGGCGCCGCACGCGCTCGCCAATCTGGTGCGGCTCTTCGCCTACTGGCGCGAGCCCCTGCGGGCGGTGCTTCGCACCAACCCGGCCTGCCGCCGGCTCGCTCCCCTGCCCGGGCCGCTGGTGGATGCGGTTCAGAGCATTCCTACGTACGGCGATCTGCGCGCGGCCGCGACGGCGGGGGAACTCACCAAGTTCTTCGACGTGAACCTGACCCAGCTGCTGACCGACACGCCGGTGCGGGACACCGTGGAGATCCGGATCCTGCCCGGGGCGATCACGGCCGGGCCGATCGTGGATCAGGCGGCGCTGGTGGAGCTGCTGCTCGACCGATGCCTGGATCCGGCGCCGATCCCGCGCGGGGATGATGTCGAGGGGCTGCTGGAGCTGGCCGCGGAGGCGCTCGCCGCACGGGACTAG
- a CDS encoding PIG-L deacetylase family protein yields MTDSTLVLTAHVGDFVWRAAGAIALATSRGERVVIGCMSFGERGESASLWRKGYNLDQVKAVRRQEAEEAAKVLGAEIRFFDANDYPLVETPALLQGLIDLYREVQPGVVLTHAPADPYNGDHAFAHQIALKARVLAQAPGVEGPGEVIGAPPVFCFEPHQPEQCGFLPNVLLDVTPVWERKREAMQVLAAQKHLHAYYTELGARRGLQAARNSGPNLGLPNETRAEAYMRIYPQVTQELS; encoded by the coding sequence ATGACCGATTCCACCCTGGTACTCACCGCCCACGTCGGCGACTTCGTGTGGCGCGCGGCGGGCGCGATCGCCCTGGCCACGTCGCGTGGCGAGCGCGTGGTGATCGGCTGCATGAGCTTCGGCGAGCGCGGCGAGTCGGCGTCGCTGTGGCGCAAGGGGTACAACCTCGACCAGGTCAAGGCGGTCCGCCGGCAGGAGGCCGAGGAGGCCGCCAAGGTGCTCGGCGCGGAGATCCGGTTCTTCGACGCGAACGACTACCCGCTGGTCGAGACGCCGGCGCTGCTGCAGGGCCTGATCGATCTGTACCGCGAGGTCCAGCCGGGCGTGGTGCTGACGCACGCGCCGGCCGATCCGTACAACGGCGACCACGCGTTCGCGCACCAGATCGCGCTCAAGGCCCGGGTGCTGGCGCAGGCGCCGGGCGTCGAGGGGCCGGGCGAGGTGATCGGGGCGCCGCCGGTCTTCTGCTTCGAGCCGCACCAGCCCGAGCAGTGCGGCTTCCTGCCGAACGTGCTGCTCGACGTCACGCCGGTGTGGGAGCGCAAGCGCGAGGCGATGCAGGTGCTGGCCGCGCAGAAGCACCTGCACGCGTACTACACCGAGCTCGGCGCGCGCCGGGGGCTGCAGGCCGCCCGCAACTCCGGGCCGAACCTGGGCCTGCCGAACGAGACCCGCGCCGAGGCCTACATGCGCATCTACCCGCAGGTCACCCAGGAGCTGTCATGA
- a CDS encoding 4-carboxy-4-hydroxy-2-oxoadipate aldolase/oxaloacetate decarboxylase, whose translation MSRHVVVREFPRVDLDIARQLEEQGASTVHEADGRRGAFRSELHPLQQGARIAGPAVTVSCHPGDNLMIHAAVETVRPGDVVVITTTSPSTDGMLGDLLATSLRAHGAIGVIMDAGVRDAAELREMGFPVWTRAISPQGTVKASPGSVNVPVTVCGQVVNPGDAIVADDDGIVVIPRDRAADVLKKATERTANEASKRERLAAGELGVDMYRLRPLLEQLGVEYR comes from the coding sequence ATGAGCCGGCATGTGGTGGTCCGGGAGTTCCCCAGGGTTGACCTCGACATTGCGCGCCAACTAGAAGAGCAGGGCGCGTCGACCGTGCACGAGGCGGACGGGCGGCGCGGCGCGTTCAGAAGCGAACTGCACCCCCTGCAACAGGGGGCAAGGATCGCGGGCCCGGCGGTGACCGTTTCCTGCCATCCGGGCGACAACCTGATGATCCACGCGGCGGTCGAGACGGTCCGGCCCGGTGACGTCGTGGTCATCACGACCACCTCGCCGTCCACCGACGGGATGCTCGGTGACCTGCTCGCGACGTCGCTGCGGGCGCACGGCGCGATCGGCGTGATCATGGACGCCGGGGTGCGGGACGCGGCCGAGCTGCGCGAGATGGGCTTCCCGGTGTGGACGCGCGCGATCAGTCCGCAGGGCACGGTCAAGGCCAGCCCGGGAAGCGTGAACGTGCCGGTGACGGTCTGCGGCCAGGTGGTCAATCCGGGCGACGCGATCGTGGCGGATGACGACGGAATTGTCGTGATCCCGCGTGATCGAGCGGCAGATGTCCTGAAAAAGGCGACCGAACGCACCGCCAACGAGGCGTCCAAGCGGGAGCGACTCGCCGCCGGCGAACTCGGCGTGGACATGTACCGGCTTCGGCCGCTGCTCGAACAGCTCGGCGTGGAGTACCGATGA
- a CDS encoding NAD(P)-dependent oxidoreductase, which yields MIIAVLGLGEAGRLIAADLVAAGVTVRGFDPKVAPPPGVHPAESDADACRGARVVLSVNSAADAVDALRAALPACEPGAIWADLNTATPSLKQLLSTEAAGAVDVVDVALMSPVPGKGLCTPMTMAGAAASRLADILAGLGADVLVLDGPVGTAATRKLLRSVFYKGMAAAVVEALTAARAAGLEEWLRGNIAAELIKADAATLDRLVEGSSKHAVRRREEMAAATELLAELGVTPRIAPAARDLLGDLSA from the coding sequence GTGATCATCGCTGTACTGGGGCTCGGCGAGGCCGGCCGCCTGATTGCCGCCGACCTCGTCGCCGCCGGCGTCACCGTCCGTGGCTTCGACCCCAAGGTGGCCCCGCCGCCGGGTGTCCATCCCGCGGAGAGCGATGCCGATGCCTGCCGCGGCGCGCGCGTCGTCCTCAGCGTCAACAGTGCCGCCGACGCCGTCGACGCGCTGCGTGCCGCCCTCCCGGCGTGCGAACCCGGTGCCATCTGGGCGGACCTCAACACGGCCACCCCGTCGTTGAAGCAGCTGCTGAGCACCGAGGCGGCCGGGGCGGTCGACGTGGTCGACGTCGCGTTGATGTCCCCGGTCCCGGGCAAGGGCCTGTGCACGCCGATGACGATGGCGGGCGCGGCCGCGTCCCGGCTCGCCGACATCCTCGCCGGGCTCGGCGCCGACGTGCTTGTCCTGGACGGTCCGGTGGGCACCGCGGCCACCCGCAAGCTCCTGCGCAGCGTCTTCTACAAGGGTATGGCGGCCGCGGTGGTCGAGGCGCTGACCGCGGCCCGGGCAGCCGGCCTGGAGGAGTGGCTGCGCGGCAACATCGCCGCCGAGCTGATCAAGGCGGACGCGGCCACGTTGGACCGGCTGGTCGAAGGCTCATCGAAGCACGCCGTCCGCCGCCGGGAGGAGATGGCCGCCGCCACCGAGTTGCTGGCGGAACTCGGAGTCACCCCTCGAATCGCCCCGGCGGCCCGTGACCTGTTGGGTGATCTCTCCGCCTGA